The following proteins are encoded in a genomic region of Armatimonadota bacterium:
- a CDS encoding 4-hydroxybenzoate 3-monooxygenase — protein MEIPDRTQVGIVGAGPAGLLLSHLLARQGIASVVLEARSRAYVEQRIRAGVLEDGTRQILERVGVAERLRREGLRHGGIAIALNGALHRVDFPALTGGHTITVYGQQEVVKDLIAARLASGGTVAFEAEAVSLQEVDSPRPAIVYRAGGEVRRLACDFVAGCDGFHGICREAVPAGALTVFARDYPLAWLGILARTRPAHQELIYSPSPEGFALFSMRSPTLARNYLQVAPDDRLENWPDERIWRELQRRVGRAATVEPGPILERGITQMRSFVVEPMQYGRLFLAGDAAHIVPATGAKGLNLAVADVVVLARALGRYYRDGSADLLATYSETCLRHVWQGEHFAWWMTVLMHTVDDPFATRLRQAQLHQVTSHPTLSRYLAEHYVGMHTSGLYVEWVP, from the coding sequence GTGGAGATACCGGACCGGACGCAGGTGGGGATCGTCGGCGCGGGACCCGCCGGGTTGCTGCTATCGCACCTGCTGGCCCGCCAGGGGATTGCCAGCGTGGTGCTGGAGGCGCGCAGCCGCGCCTACGTGGAGCAGCGCATCCGCGCCGGCGTGCTGGAGGACGGCACCCGGCAGATCCTGGAGCGAGTGGGTGTGGCCGAGCGGCTACGGCGGGAGGGCCTCCGCCACGGCGGCATCGCCATCGCCCTGAACGGAGCGCTCCACCGCGTGGACTTTCCCGCCCTCACCGGCGGCCACACCATCACCGTCTACGGACAGCAGGAGGTGGTCAAAGATCTCATCGCCGCCCGCCTGGCGTCGGGCGGGACGGTGGCCTTCGAGGCCGAAGCGGTGTCCCTGCAGGAGGTCGACTCTCCCCGCCCGGCGATCGTCTACCGCGCCGGCGGAGAGGTCCGGCGGCTCGCCTGCGACTTTGTCGCCGGCTGCGACGGCTTCCACGGCATCTGCCGGGAGGCGGTGCCGGCGGGCGCGCTCACGGTGTTCGCGCGGGACTACCCCCTGGCGTGGCTGGGGATCCTGGCCCGCACCCGACCGGCCCACCAGGAGCTGATCTACAGTCCCAGCCCGGAAGGCTTCGCGCTGTTCAGCATGCGCTCGCCCACCCTGGCCCGCAACTACCTGCAGGTGGCCCCGGACGACCGGCTGGAGAACTGGCCCGACGAGCGCATCTGGCGGGAACTACAGCGGCGGGTCGGCCGCGCGGCCACGGTCGAGCCCGGGCCCATCCTCGAGCGGGGGATCACTCAGATGCGCAGTTTCGTGGTGGAGCCGATGCAGTACGGCCGCCTGTTCCTGGCCGGGGACGCCGCCCACATCGTGCCCGCCACCGGGGCCAAGGGGCTGAACCTCGCGGTGGCGGACGTGGTGGTCCTGGCGCGGGCCCTGGGACGGTACTACCGGGACGGCAGTGCGGACCTGCTGGCCACATACTCGGAGACCTGCCTGCGGCACGTGTGGCAGGGAGAGCACTTCGCCTGGTGGATGACCGTGCTGATGCACACGGTGGATGACCCGTTCGCCACCCGCCTCCGACAGGCCCAGCTGCACCAGGTGACGTCGCACCCGACCCTGTCCCGCTACTTGGCCGAGCACTACGTGGGGATGCACACCAGCGGCCTGTACGTGGAGTGGGTGCCGTGA
- a CDS encoding amino acid ABC transporter substrate-binding protein has protein sequence MRGCAVVLAAGVVLSVLSGAGVAAPADVVRLGAVVPLTGRFASGGAQVRAGYEIAVEDLNAAGGLAVGGRRLRVELVVLDDESDPTKTVSRMDTLAQQAIAVYLGGFGSDLHAAAAAVAEKNRIPYCGVAFALWSIHQRGFRYLFSPFPKSPELAIETYRMLNAYVPADRRPRRVAIFAERTDWGREMASLWLTRSTEFGYEVVFRGEYTVGTRDMSDIILRAKAAGAELVLSVPTPPDGLTLIRQMKELDYAPRAYVTIRAADAVAWTQNLGRDGDYALLMPGWHHAVRFPGAAELNAKHQQRLGRPADVLVGPGYACVQVVADAIQRAGSLEPKRIRDALAATNLQTVVGRVRFRADGTSPVPVVVVQWQNGRQELVWPREFATAPLAYPALPWQRR, from the coding sequence GTGAGAGGCTGCGCGGTGGTCCTGGCGGCAGGCGTGGTGCTGTCGGTCCTGTCCGGTGCCGGGGTGGCGGCCCCGGCCGATGTGGTCCGGCTGGGAGCGGTGGTCCCGCTGACGGGCCGGTTTGCCTCAGGCGGGGCCCAGGTGCGGGCCGGCTACGAGATCGCGGTGGAGGACCTCAACGCCGCGGGCGGCCTCGCCGTGGGCGGGCGGCGGCTGCGGGTGGAGCTCGTGGTCCTGGACGACGAGTCCGACCCCACCAAGACCGTCAGCCGGATGGACACCCTGGCCCAGCAGGCCATCGCCGTCTACCTGGGCGGGTTCGGTAGCGACCTGCACGCGGCGGCGGCGGCCGTGGCCGAGAAGAACCGCATTCCCTACTGCGGGGTGGCCTTCGCCCTGTGGAGTATCCACCAGCGGGGGTTCCGGTACCTGTTCAGCCCGTTTCCCAAGTCGCCCGAGCTGGCCATCGAGACCTACCGCATGCTCAACGCGTATGTGCCGGCCGACCGGCGGCCGCGCCGGGTGGCCATCTTTGCGGAGCGGACCGACTGGGGCCGGGAGATGGCGTCCCTGTGGCTGACCCGGTCCACCGAGTTCGGCTATGAGGTGGTGTTCCGGGGCGAGTACACCGTGGGGACCCGGGACATGAGCGACATCATCCTGCGCGCCAAGGCCGCCGGGGCGGAGCTGGTCCTGTCCGTGCCCACCCCGCCCGACGGCCTCACCCTGATCCGGCAGATGAAGGAGCTGGACTACGCGCCCCGGGCCTACGTCACCATCCGCGCCGCCGACGCGGTGGCCTGGACCCAGAACCTGGGCCGCGACGGGGACTACGCCCTGCTGATGCCCGGCTGGCACCACGCGGTGCGGTTCCCCGGAGCCGCCGAGCTGAACGCCAAGCACCAGCAGCGCCTGGGCCGTCCGGCCGACGTGCTGGTGGGGCCCGGGTACGCCTGCGTGCAGGTGGTGGCCGACGCCATCCAGCGGGCGGGGTCGCTGGAGCCCAAGCGCATCCGCGACGCCCTGGCGGCCACCAACCTCCAGACGGTGGTCGGGCGGGTCCGGTTCCGTGCCGACGGGACCAGCCCCGTTCCGGTGGTCGTCGTCCAGTGGCAGAACGGCCGCCAGGAGCTGGTGTGGCCCCGGGAGTTCGCCACCGCTCCGCTGGCCTATCCGGCCCTGCCCTGGCAGAGGCGGTAG